CACACAATTTCGGACTTGACCGCGAACTGATCGGTTTTGTCCTAAAAACAGGACAAAAACCGAAAAACAGGCGCCGGCGGGGAGGATGTGTCCTAAATTTAGGATGAAATCTGAAGACGCAGGTTACAGGTTGCAAAAGGCCAGGATGGTAACAGGATGTAATAGGAAAGGCACCGACTTGGTCCAATCGGTCTGATTGGTCCAAGCGGTGCCTGATTTGTTAGTTCATGATCTGGCGCAGGACGGTTTGCAGGATGCCGCTGTTGCGGTAGTAGTCGACGTCGACCATGCTGTCGAGGCGGCAGATGACCGGGAATTCGAAGCTGCTGCCGTCTTCGCGGGTCGCCTTGACCGTCAGACGTTGCCCAGGTTGGATGTTGTTGTCCAAACCTTCGATATCGAAGGTCTCGCGGCCGGTGATGCCGAGGGACTTCCAGCTCAGGCCGTCAGCGAATTGCAGCGGAAGCACGCCCATGCCGACAAGGTTGCTGCGGTGGATGCGCTCGAAGCTCTCCGCGATGACGGCCTTCACGCCGAGCAGGTAAGTACCCTTCGCTGCCCAGTCGCGGGAACTGCCCGTGCCGTATTCCTTGCCTGCGATGACAACGAGCGGAGTACCTGCTTCTTTGTATTTCATCGCGGCATCGTAGATCGGTTCGATCTCGCCGGTTGGCAGGTAGGTCGTTACGCCGCCCTCGGTGCCCGGTGCCATCTGGTTGCGGATGCGGATGTTGGCGAAGGTACCGCGCATCATGACCTCATGGTTACCACGGCGGGAACCGTAGGAGTTGAAGTCTTTGCGCTCGACGCCGCGCTCGATCAAGTACTTGCCGGCAGGGCTGTCGACTTTGATGTTACCCGCTGGCGAGATGTGGTCTGTGGTGACGGAGTCGCCAAGCAGGGCCAGAGCTCTTGCGCCCTTGATCGGCTTGATATCATCCGGCTCTGGGGTGAGTCCTTGGAAGAACGGCGGCTCTTGAATGTAAGTGGAATTCGGATCCCACTCATATAGATCGCCTTCTGGTACGTCGATCTCGTTCCAGCGTTCGTTGGCGGTGAAGATGTTCTTGTACTTCTCCAGATACATATCCGCAGTGATTGCTTGCGCCATCGTATCGCGGATCTCAGCGCTGGAAGGCCAGATGTCCTTCAGATAGACCGGATTGTTATCCTTGTCGTAGCCGATCGGATCCTTAGTCAGGTCGATATTCACGGTACCGGCCAGCGCATAGGCAACGACAAGCGGCGGCGAAGCGAGATAGTTCATCTTCACTTGCGCGTGTACGCGACCTTCGAAGTTGCGGTTACCGGACAGAACCGATGCCACGGTCAGGTCGTGATCGTTGATCGCTTGGCTGACTTCTTCCGGCAGCGGACCAGAGTTACCGATACATGTCGCGCAGCCGTAACCCGCTACGTGGAAACCGAGGGCTTCAAGCGGCTCGATCAGATTCGCCTTGCGCAGATACTCGGTGACAACCAGCGAACCAGGTGTCAAGCTGCTCTTGACATAAGCCGGTTTCTTCAGGCCCTTCTCGACGGCCTTCTTCGCAAGCAAACCTGCACCGATCATCACCGTCGGGTTCGAGGTGTTTGTGCAGCTTGTGATCGCTGCGATCACTACGGAACCTGCACCGATCTTCGAAACTTCGCCGTTCGGATGCTTGATCTCGACGGTTTCGTTCAGCTTCTCCTCGGATAAACCGTAGCCGCCTTGATCGATCGGCTGGCGAATGATTTCGTTGAAGGATTGTTTCATATTCGTCAGTTCGATTCGATCTTGCGGGCGCTTCGGACCGGCAAGGGATGGTACGACGGTGGACAGATCCAACTCAATCGTATCGCTGAAGATCGGATCCTCCATATCATCAGTGCGGAACATGCCTTGTGCTTCATAGTAAGCTTTGACCAGAGCGATCTGCTCTTCTGTACGGCCTGTGTTGCGCAGATAGTTCAAGGTCTCCTCATCAACAGGGAAGAAGCCCATCGTTGCGCCGTACTCAGGTGCCATGTTGGCAACGGTCGCGCGGTCTGCCAGGCTGATATTGC
This genomic window from Insulibacter thermoxylanivorax contains:
- the acnA gene encoding aconitate hydratase AcnA; protein product: MAYKDAFSVRSTLELGGKTYHYFSLNEFAKRHGDVSRLPFSIKVLLEAAIRQFDGRAITEDHVKQIATWAENQDRSKEIPFIPSRIVLQDFTGVPVVVDLAAMRDTVHRAGGDPKRINPLVPVDLVIDHSVMVDAFGTKDALEYNMKIEFERNKERYRFLRWAQTAFDNFRAVPPATGIVHQVNLEYLASVAATKEVDGETYVFPDSLVGTDSHTTMINGLGIVGWGVGGIEAEAGMLGQPLYFVTPEVIGFKLTGKLAEGATATDLALTITEMLRKKGVVGKFVEFYGSGLSNISLADRATVANMAPEYGATMGFFPVDEETLNYLRNTGRTEEQIALVKAYYEAQGMFRTDDMEDPIFSDTIELDLSTVVPSLAGPKRPQDRIELTNMKQSFNEIIRQPIDQGGYGLSEEKLNETVEIKHPNGEVSKIGAGSVVIAAITSCTNTSNPTVMIGAGLLAKKAVEKGLKKPAYVKSSLTPGSLVVTEYLRKANLIEPLEALGFHVAGYGCATCIGNSGPLPEEVSQAINDHDLTVASVLSGNRNFEGRVHAQVKMNYLASPPLVVAYALAGTVNIDLTKDPIGYDKDNNPVYLKDIWPSSAEIRDTMAQAITADMYLEKYKNIFTANERWNEIDVPEGDLYEWDPNSTYIQEPPFFQGLTPEPDDIKPIKGARALALLGDSVTTDHISPAGNIKVDSPAGKYLIERGVERKDFNSYGSRRGNHEVMMRGTFANIRIRNQMAPGTEGGVTTYLPTGEIEPIYDAAMKYKEAGTPLVVIAGKEYGTGSSRDWAAKGTYLLGVKAVIAESFERIHRSNLVGMGVLPLQFADGLSWKSLGITGRETFDIEGLDNNIQPGQRLTVKATREDGSSFEFPVICRLDSMVDVDYYRNSGILQTVLRQIMN